A region from the Hyalangium gracile genome encodes:
- the radC gene encoding RadC family protein, whose translation MRERLFKLGASALTDPELLTVLLGTGARAHGLAEALLSWGGGLKALLLKDPLELSMHPQLGPARTAQVVAALELGRRAQRVTERRPKLRNPKEISTYLFPVLSALRREVFHVLCFNPRNVLLADVRVAEGTMNTCPVDPREVYAAALSTRATAIVLAHNHPSGDPEPSAQDLQLTLQLVEAGRLLGIKVLDHLVMGDGAYVSLMERGFITEDEGKGRWSAAGGDW comes from the coding sequence ATGCGGGAGCGTCTCTTCAAGCTGGGCGCCTCGGCCCTCACCGATCCGGAGCTTCTGACGGTGCTGCTGGGAACGGGCGCCCGCGCGCACGGGCTGGCCGAGGCGCTGCTCTCCTGGGGTGGAGGCCTCAAGGCCCTGCTCCTGAAGGATCCGCTGGAGCTGAGCATGCACCCTCAACTGGGGCCGGCGCGGACGGCGCAGGTGGTCGCGGCGCTGGAGCTGGGACGCAGGGCCCAGCGCGTCACGGAGCGGCGCCCGAAGCTGCGCAACCCCAAGGAGATCTCCACGTACCTGTTCCCGGTGCTGAGCGCGCTGCGGCGCGAAGTCTTCCACGTGCTGTGCTTCAACCCGCGCAACGTGCTGCTGGCGGATGTGCGGGTGGCCGAGGGGACGATGAACACGTGCCCGGTGGACCCGCGCGAGGTGTACGCCGCGGCGCTGAGCACGCGCGCCACGGCCATCGTGCTCGCGCACAACCACCCCTCGGGGGACCCGGAGCCCTCGGCGCAGGACCTGCAGCTGACGCTGCAGCTCGTCGAGGCCGGTCGCCTGCTGGGCATCAAGGTGCTGGACCACCTGGTGATGGGAGACGGGGCATACGTGTCGCTGATGGAGCGAGGCTTCATCACGGAGGACGAGGGCAAGGGTCGATGGAGCGCGGCTGGAGGGGACTGGTGA
- a CDS encoding RecQ family ATP-dependent DNA helicase: MRRMQPQDLPHFTEAQEGLVRHFGLSEFRPGQAEVISSVLSGRNTVVLMPTGAGKSLCYQLPALLLPGVTLVVSPLIALMKDQVEQLCARGLPATFINSSLTELERAERMRRLRAREYKLVYVAPERLRSLSFLETLGDVGVDLFAVDEAHCISQWGHDFRPDYAQLGQVRKRLRPPRTVALTATATPEVRDDIIRVLLMKEPQVFAQGFDRPNLFLEVMSVSGDEEKRQACAQLAAQGGSGIIYCATRKASEGMHSALQERGVNAVLYHAGMEDEARRRAQEEFMAAREAVVVATNAFGMGIDKPDIRFVAHANIPKAVEAYYQEVGRAGRDGKPATAVLLFNHADVYTQERLIEGNHPSEVVLGDIWNALRTVPEFNKGIGVLAGMVGASEFEVSAALRIFEREGKVERGGRGEGEYGLTLTEKALATHPHAADARRLLQAMLEVYHVGRLNNTELQPLARRTGLGEEEVRHALGLLEKAGAVRVRKPFAGRTIRALEQVPFRELGLDLDRVREQQRRALLQLKRMTDYAYTRRCRRAFILGYFGQQELEPNCGHCDVCAGSRMPRLAPVARPAAPSGKPENYSELAATELRRWRKGLAKDLGIPPFMIFNDSTLLGLAAALPTDRDSFLAVKGTGESRWERFGPKVVEICLMARAAGHEPVAVSEAPRTRKSRKA; the protein is encoded by the coding sequence ATGCGGAGGATGCAGCCACAGGACCTTCCCCACTTCACGGAAGCCCAGGAAGGCCTGGTCCGCCACTTCGGCCTGTCCGAGTTCCGGCCTGGGCAGGCCGAGGTCATCAGCTCCGTGCTGAGCGGGCGGAACACCGTGGTGCTGATGCCCACGGGGGCCGGGAAGAGCCTGTGCTACCAGCTGCCGGCGCTGCTGCTGCCGGGGGTGACGCTGGTCGTCTCTCCGTTGATTGCGCTGATGAAGGACCAGGTGGAGCAGCTCTGCGCGCGGGGCCTGCCCGCCACCTTCATCAACTCCTCGCTGACGGAGCTGGAGCGGGCGGAGCGGATGCGGCGGCTGCGCGCGCGTGAGTACAAGCTCGTCTACGTGGCGCCGGAGCGCCTGCGGAGCCTGAGCTTCCTGGAGACGCTGGGGGATGTGGGGGTGGACCTGTTCGCGGTGGACGAGGCGCACTGCATCTCGCAGTGGGGCCACGACTTCCGGCCGGACTACGCGCAGCTGGGACAGGTGCGCAAGCGCCTGCGCCCGCCGCGCACGGTAGCGCTCACCGCCACGGCCACGCCCGAGGTGCGCGACGACATCATCCGCGTGCTGCTGATGAAGGAGCCGCAGGTGTTCGCCCAGGGCTTCGATCGGCCCAACCTCTTCCTGGAGGTGATGAGCGTCAGCGGGGACGAGGAGAAGCGCCAGGCGTGCGCGCAGCTGGCGGCCCAGGGCGGCAGCGGCATCATCTACTGCGCCACGCGCAAGGCCTCGGAGGGGATGCACTCCGCGCTGCAGGAGCGGGGGGTGAACGCGGTGCTGTACCACGCGGGCATGGAGGACGAGGCCCGGCGCCGAGCCCAGGAGGAGTTCATGGCGGCCAGGGAGGCGGTCGTGGTGGCCACCAACGCCTTCGGCATGGGCATCGACAAGCCGGACATCCGCTTCGTGGCGCACGCCAACATCCCCAAGGCGGTGGAGGCGTACTACCAGGAAGTGGGCCGCGCGGGCCGGGACGGGAAGCCGGCCACCGCGGTGCTGCTCTTCAACCACGCGGACGTCTACACCCAGGAGCGACTCATCGAGGGCAACCACCCCTCGGAGGTGGTGCTCGGGGACATCTGGAACGCGCTGCGCACGGTGCCCGAGTTCAACAAGGGCATCGGCGTGCTGGCGGGGATGGTGGGCGCCAGCGAGTTCGAGGTATCCGCGGCGCTGCGCATCTTCGAGCGCGAGGGCAAGGTGGAGCGCGGCGGCCGGGGCGAGGGCGAGTACGGCCTCACCCTCACGGAGAAGGCCCTGGCCACCCACCCGCATGCGGCGGACGCGCGGCGGCTGCTCCAGGCGATGCTGGAGGTCTACCACGTGGGGCGGTTGAACAACACGGAGCTGCAGCCGCTGGCCCGGCGCACGGGGCTGGGCGAGGAGGAGGTGCGGCACGCGCTCGGGCTGCTCGAGAAGGCGGGCGCGGTGCGGGTGCGCAAGCCCTTCGCCGGGCGCACCATCCGGGCGCTGGAGCAGGTGCCCTTCCGCGAGCTGGGCCTGGACCTGGACCGGGTGCGCGAGCAGCAGCGCCGGGCCCTGCTGCAGCTCAAGCGGATGACGGACTACGCGTACACGCGGCGGTGCCGGCGGGCGTTCATCCTGGGCTACTTCGGCCAGCAGGAGCTGGAGCCCAACTGTGGCCACTGCGATGTCTGCGCGGGCAGCCGGATGCCGCGCCTGGCGCCGGTGGCCCGCCCCGCCGCGCCTTCCGGGAAGCCGGAGAACTACAGCGAGCTGGCCGCCACGGAGCTGCGGCGCTGGCGCAAGGGGCTGGCCAAGGATCTGGGGATTCCGCCCTTCATGATCTTCAACGACTCCACGCTGCTGGGGCTGGCGGCGGCCCTGCCCACGGATCGGGACTCGTTCCTCGCGGTGAAGGGCACCGGCGAGAGCCGCTGGGAGCGCTTCGGCCCCAAGGTGGTGGAGATCTGCCTGATGGCGCGCGCCGCGGGCCACGAGCCCGTGGCCGTCTCGGAAGCACCCCGGACGCGCAAGAGCCGCAAGGCCTGA
- a CDS encoding tetratricopeptide repeat protein: MAKSMVERYEQLLLQDPTSAVFVELAKVLLEKGEHARAIEVCQQGLSHHPQSVIGRVLWGKALLHQGKPAQAMEQFDQAIAVDKDNAHAYNLIGEVLVQRGLFRSALPILRKAAALQPNDGRVKLWLDQTQQALSGGPAPVLADLPGITANELAPKPVDEVQPAAKPAPPAPPPEAVKDEEPQAAAPPPPPPESEGLPSEADDLGGDDITRQINIFQLQPPPGQAPVHSEEDAQAQATPGGRVKVYMFPPRKGAPPPPPDEEDLADTPPPYGGRHEEREEHTPVTEHGVPESRAAREESGGLLPDLDGPDDQGPPGDEAAGADDEEELPPEPQTQVEPRAASRSSSSGGGLLGDLPSPDEDELPAVPAAARASSSARSASPARSRAQKGGAKRSLLDDIPEAGEPQAVAAPRTPSSQVDAAAAAAAYEKELREKLAKSKANPSFFARYGLKLAVGAVVLVVLGVGLGVYRFRRAQQGGQTLAEVLERTERAISQDTRTSFNNALELLERAQEMDDGSSRVWALKAYTHALLYADHGGLTEERQMALTSLERPGVRTDFPGLSLATDMLVADDKARPTVRRTLLESKIDDSAELHTLLGTALLEDKKPEKALEHFKRALEISSRNVRALVAIGHYYQDFDDFAGALRVYTTAKEISPEHPVARIGLAESRLAVGQELAEALAEVQALSGDEKLSDALRARQQLIHGRLLAETGKYNEALQLLEAGTKGPLAFEAQLALGEASRASGNLPKAQQAYEAALALQPKSEAAREGLGRTLLDRDRVKEAIEKLSGSEGRRVALVRAAAYVRQADWKRVRQELEKTKVNNRYVPEAVAYLSMADTLDSNAGDQAREVLEKAVAASKQPRPELRLALGRVYWQQSTLDKAQVQFEEAMKDSRDYEAACSLGRLLLARGLPDLALKPLTQAVERNGFHGEARDALGRALLALGRTEEGFKHFEEWKKDSPESPEALKAYSLGLLRMGQRQQAADLIRGVKLAQGDGSGQRLKALILYAVGDAKGGISALQLAAKTPNPENFCEMAHIFLRQDKKEEAADAFEQARNAGSDTPCGQIGEHYVYPEEGTKATAETLKALAGRASAVWDKAFAQATLARVLLSNKNVKAARAAAEEAVKLDPFTGRNQLALGLVALREKQTDVAIAALTKAVEYDPAHGMAHLALADVLANKQEELPRAIQEYELFLKHAGSAEEAKRVKKALPNLKRRVK, encoded by the coding sequence ATGGCCAAGTCGATGGTGGAGCGGTACGAGCAGCTCCTGCTGCAAGACCCCACATCCGCGGTTTTCGTAGAGCTCGCCAAGGTTCTTCTCGAGAAGGGCGAGCACGCTCGCGCCATTGAGGTGTGCCAGCAGGGCTTGAGCCACCACCCCCAGTCGGTCATCGGCAGGGTGCTGTGGGGCAAGGCGCTGCTGCACCAGGGCAAGCCAGCACAGGCGATGGAGCAGTTCGATCAGGCGATCGCCGTCGATAAGGACAACGCCCACGCCTACAACCTCATCGGTGAGGTGCTGGTGCAGCGAGGGTTGTTCCGCTCGGCGCTGCCCATCCTGCGCAAGGCCGCGGCGCTGCAGCCCAACGATGGGCGCGTGAAGCTGTGGCTGGATCAGACGCAGCAGGCGCTGTCGGGCGGGCCGGCCCCGGTGCTCGCGGATCTGCCGGGCATCACCGCCAACGAGCTCGCGCCCAAGCCCGTGGATGAGGTGCAGCCCGCGGCGAAGCCCGCGCCCCCCGCGCCTCCGCCCGAGGCGGTGAAGGACGAGGAGCCGCAGGCCGCCGCGCCCCCGCCCCCGCCCCCGGAGTCCGAGGGGCTCCCGTCCGAGGCGGACGACCTGGGTGGCGATGACATCACCCGCCAGATCAACATCTTCCAGCTCCAGCCGCCTCCAGGGCAGGCACCTGTGCACAGCGAGGAGGACGCCCAGGCTCAGGCCACTCCTGGCGGCAGGGTGAAGGTGTACATGTTCCCGCCTCGCAAGGGCGCGCCGCCGCCGCCGCCCGACGAGGAGGATCTCGCGGACACGCCGCCTCCGTACGGCGGAAGGCACGAGGAGCGGGAAGAGCACACGCCCGTGACCGAGCACGGCGTCCCCGAGTCCCGCGCCGCGCGCGAGGAGTCCGGAGGGCTGCTGCCCGATCTGGACGGGCCCGACGACCAGGGGCCGCCGGGCGACGAGGCTGCCGGGGCGGACGACGAGGAGGAGCTGCCGCCCGAGCCGCAGACGCAGGTAGAGCCTCGAGCGGCCTCACGCTCCTCCTCTTCCGGAGGAGGGCTCCTGGGCGACCTGCCTTCTCCTGACGAGGACGAGCTGCCCGCCGTGCCCGCCGCCGCGCGCGCGTCCTCCTCCGCTCGGAGCGCCTCGCCGGCGCGGTCGCGCGCTCAGAAGGGGGGCGCCAAGCGCTCGCTGCTCGACGACATCCCCGAGGCGGGCGAGCCGCAGGCCGTTGCCGCTCCGCGCACGCCTTCCTCCCAGGTGGACGCCGCGGCCGCTGCCGCCGCGTACGAGAAGGAGCTGCGCGAGAAGCTCGCCAAGAGCAAGGCCAACCCTTCCTTCTTCGCTCGCTACGGGCTGAAGCTGGCCGTGGGCGCGGTGGTGCTCGTGGTGCTGGGCGTGGGGCTCGGCGTGTACCGCTTCCGCCGCGCGCAGCAGGGAGGCCAGACGCTCGCCGAGGTGCTGGAGCGCACCGAGCGCGCCATCTCCCAGGACACCCGCACCTCCTTCAATAACGCGCTCGAGCTGCTCGAGCGTGCCCAGGAGATGGATGACGGCAGCAGCCGCGTCTGGGCCCTGAAGGCGTACACGCACGCGCTGCTCTACGCGGACCACGGCGGCCTCACCGAGGAGCGGCAGATGGCCCTCACCTCGCTGGAGCGTCCCGGCGTGCGGACCGACTTCCCGGGGCTGAGCCTCGCCACCGACATGCTCGTGGCCGACGACAAGGCCCGGCCCACCGTCCGCCGCACGCTGCTGGAGTCCAAGATCGACGACTCCGCCGAGCTGCACACCCTGCTCGGCACCGCGCTGCTGGAGGACAAGAAGCCGGAGAAGGCGCTCGAGCACTTCAAGCGCGCCCTGGAGATCTCCTCTCGCAACGTGCGCGCACTGGTGGCGATCGGCCACTACTACCAGGACTTCGATGACTTCGCGGGCGCGCTCCGGGTGTACACCACCGCGAAGGAGATCTCCCCGGAGCACCCGGTGGCGCGCATCGGCCTGGCGGAGAGCCGGCTCGCGGTGGGACAGGAGCTGGCCGAGGCGCTCGCGGAGGTGCAGGCGCTCAGCGGGGACGAGAAGCTGTCGGATGCGCTGCGCGCGCGTCAGCAGCTCATCCATGGACGGCTCCTGGCTGAGACGGGCAAGTACAACGAGGCGCTGCAGCTGCTCGAGGCCGGGACGAAGGGGCCGCTCGCCTTCGAGGCCCAGCTCGCGCTCGGCGAGGCGAGCCGCGCCTCCGGGAACCTGCCGAAGGCCCAGCAGGCCTACGAGGCCGCGCTGGCCCTGCAGCCCAAGAGCGAGGCGGCTCGCGAGGGCCTGGGCCGGACGCTGCTGGATCGCGACCGGGTGAAGGAGGCGATCGAGAAGCTGTCGGGCAGCGAGGGGCGCAGGGTGGCGCTGGTGCGCGCCGCGGCCTACGTGCGGCAGGCGGACTGGAAGCGCGTGCGGCAGGAGCTGGAGAAGACCAAGGTCAACAACCGCTACGTCCCCGAGGCCGTGGCCTACCTGTCCATGGCGGACACCCTGGACAGCAACGCGGGAGACCAGGCGCGCGAGGTGCTGGAGAAGGCCGTGGCCGCGTCGAAGCAGCCTCGGCCGGAGCTCCGGCTGGCGCTGGGCCGGGTGTACTGGCAGCAGAGCACCCTGGACAAGGCGCAGGTCCAGTTCGAGGAGGCCATGAAGGACTCGCGGGACTACGAGGCCGCGTGCTCCCTGGGCCGGCTGCTGCTGGCGCGCGGGCTGCCCGATCTGGCGCTCAAGCCGCTCACGCAGGCGGTGGAGCGCAACGGCTTCCATGGCGAGGCGCGGGATGCGCTCGGCCGGGCGCTGCTGGCGCTGGGGCGCACGGAGGAGGGCTTCAAGCACTTCGAGGAGTGGAAGAAGGACAGTCCGGAGAGCCCGGAGGCGCTGAAGGCGTACTCCCTGGGGCTGCTGCGCATGGGCCAGCGCCAGCAGGCCGCGGACCTCATCCGCGGGGTGAAGCTGGCGCAGGGGGATGGCTCAGGTCAGCGCCTCAAGGCGCTCATCCTCTACGCCGTGGGAGATGCCAAGGGTGGCATCTCCGCCCTGCAGCTCGCCGCCAAGACGCCGAACCCGGAGAACTTCTGCGAGATGGCCCACATCTTCCTGCGTCAGGACAAGAAGGAGGAAGCCGCGGACGCCTTCGAGCAGGCGCGCAACGCGGGCTCGGACACCCCATGCGGCCAGATCGGCGAGCACTACGTGTACCCGGAGGAGGGGACCAAGGCGACCGCCGAGACGCTCAAGGCCCTCGCGGGTCGAGCCTCCGCGGTCTGGGACAAGGCCTTCGCGCAGGCGACGCTCGCCCGGGTGTTGCTGAGCAACAAGAACGTGAAGGCGGCCCGCGCGGCGGCGGAGGAGGCGGTGAAGCTGGACCCCTTCACCGGGCGCAACCAGCTCGCCCTGGGGCTCGTGGCCCTCCGGGAGAAGCAGACGGACGTGGCGATCGCGGCCCTCACCAAGGCGGTGGAGTACGATCCGGCCCACGGGATGGCCCACCTGGCCCTGGCGGACGTGCTCGCGAACAAGCAGGAGGAGCTGCCGCGCGCCATCCAGGAGTACGAGCTGTTCCTCAAGCACGCCGGCTCCGCGGAAGAGGCGAAGCGGGTGAAGAAGGCGCTGCCCAACCTCAAGCGCCGGGTGAAGTAG
- a CDS encoding SDR family oxidoreductase, translated as MRPAVVVTGISGNLGRALAKLLHKSERIIGIDRRPFVGRPKDVEMYQLDLRKKKAEDVFRKNEVGAVIHMGIMHDPRMSEEEHHSFNVVGTTRLLEYCAKYGVKKVVVLSSANVYGPSPDNSNFLTEDAPLMAASRFSGVRDLIEVDMLAHGFFWRHPDINTVILRPVHIVGPTIKNAPSNYLRLRHPWRLAGFDPIVQLIHVEDVGRAMVEALRPELKGVYNVTGPGEVPLSSVLRELGHTAIPVPHPVARPLLGMLFKYRLANFPPPELDHIQFLCNVDGSRWQKEAAWKPRYSMRETIRSVIGE; from the coding sequence ATGAGACCGGCTGTCGTCGTCACGGGCATCAGCGGCAACCTGGGCCGCGCACTCGCCAAGCTGCTCCACAAGAGCGAGCGCATCATCGGCATCGACCGGCGCCCCTTCGTGGGGCGGCCCAAGGACGTCGAGATGTACCAGCTCGACCTGCGCAAGAAGAAGGCCGAGGACGTCTTCCGCAAGAACGAGGTGGGCGCCGTCATCCACATGGGCATCATGCATGACCCGCGGATGAGCGAGGAGGAGCACCACTCCTTCAACGTGGTGGGCACCACGCGCCTGCTCGAGTACTGCGCCAAGTACGGCGTGAAGAAGGTGGTCGTCCTCTCCTCGGCCAACGTCTACGGCCCCAGCCCGGACAACTCCAACTTCCTCACCGAGGACGCTCCGCTCATGGCGGCCAGCCGCTTCTCGGGAGTGCGCGATCTGATCGAAGTGGACATGCTCGCGCACGGCTTCTTCTGGCGGCACCCGGACATCAACACCGTCATCCTCCGCCCCGTCCACATCGTCGGGCCCACCATCAAGAACGCCCCCTCCAACTACCTGCGGCTGCGCCACCCGTGGCGGCTGGCGGGGTTCGATCCCATCGTCCAGCTCATCCACGTGGAGGACGTGGGGCGCGCCATGGTCGAGGCGCTCCGCCCCGAGCTCAAGGGCGTCTACAACGTCACCGGCCCCGGCGAGGTGCCCCTGTCCTCCGTGCTGCGCGAGCTGGGCCACACCGCCATCCCCGTGCCGCACCCCGTGGCCCGCCCCCTGCTGGGCATGCTCTTCAAGTACCGCCTGGCCAACTTCCCGCCCCCCGAGCTGGACCACATCCAGTTCCTCTGCAACGTGGATGGCTCGCGCTGGCAGAAGGAGGCCGCCTGGAAGCCCCGCTACTCCATGCGGGAGACCATCCGCTCCGTCATTGGCGAGTAA
- a CDS encoding lysophospholipid acyltransferase family protein — MFEGLGDKVRQRLKGWTEQMAGEERKEQLQALARTENEYGVDPFGFNLDYSLAAVAPLLWLYRKYFRVETFGIEKLPRGRVLLIANHSGQLPVDGAMIGVALMMEAQPPRAIRSMVEKWVPTLPYISTFFARVGQIVGTPENCRRLLESEEAILVFPEGARGISKLWPQRYQLQEFGLGFMRLALETNTPIVPVAVIGGEEQAPALMDLKPMAKLLGFPAFPITPTVLPFPLPSKYRIYFGEPLHFTGRPDDEDTELDKKVRVVKTAIQGMIHQGLKERRGIFW, encoded by the coding sequence ATGTTCGAGGGGCTTGGCGACAAGGTCCGGCAGCGCCTGAAGGGCTGGACGGAGCAGATGGCAGGCGAGGAGCGCAAGGAGCAGCTCCAGGCGCTCGCTCGCACGGAGAACGAGTATGGAGTCGACCCGTTCGGCTTCAACCTGGACTACAGCCTCGCCGCGGTAGCGCCGCTGCTGTGGCTCTACCGCAAGTACTTCCGGGTGGAGACCTTCGGCATCGAGAAGCTGCCTCGCGGCCGTGTGCTCCTCATCGCCAACCACTCCGGCCAGCTGCCCGTGGATGGCGCGATGATCGGCGTGGCCCTGATGATGGAGGCCCAGCCCCCGCGCGCCATCCGCAGCATGGTGGAGAAGTGGGTGCCCACGCTGCCGTACATCTCGACCTTCTTCGCGCGGGTGGGGCAGATCGTCGGCACGCCGGAGAACTGCCGGCGCCTGCTGGAGTCCGAGGAGGCCATCCTCGTCTTCCCCGAGGGCGCTCGCGGCATCTCCAAGCTGTGGCCCCAGCGCTACCAGCTCCAGGAGTTCGGCCTGGGCTTCATGCGCCTGGCGCTCGAGACGAACACGCCCATCGTCCCCGTGGCCGTCATCGGCGGCGAGGAGCAAGCCCCCGCGCTGATGGACCTCAAGCCGATGGCGAAGCTGCTCGGCTTCCCCGCCTTCCCCATCACGCCCACCGTGCTGCCCTTCCCGCTGCCGTCCAAGTACCGCATCTACTTCGGCGAGCCGCTGCACTTCACCGGTCGCCCCGATGACGAGGACACCGAGCTGGACAAGAAGGTGCGCGTGGTGAAGACGGCCATCCAGGGAATGATCCACCAAGGGCTCAAGGAGCGAAGGGGCATCTTCTGGTGA
- a CDS encoding lipase family alpha/beta hydrolase — MRFRALLLTMWLAGGCATGSAARPSPYVFHSTPPPPVLLVHGMHDTADGFGPLRTHLEAAGWPVVRTVSLEPNNGSVSVPEMARQVARAAAALRVETGATRIDVVGFSMGALVTRFWVQWLGGRDEVRRFVSISGPQSGTLMAYLLPGAGVKQMRPHSRLLRALNLDPHPWGEVEVFSFWTPMDLIIVPPSSSQLPDATERTFPVLLHHWMLQDKRVLDAVVEVLGAPETPR, encoded by the coding sequence ATGCGTTTCCGGGCGCTGCTCCTGACGATGTGGCTGGCCGGGGGGTGCGCGACGGGGAGCGCCGCGCGCCCGTCTCCCTATGTCTTCCACTCCACTCCCCCGCCGCCGGTGCTGCTGGTGCACGGCATGCACGACACCGCGGATGGGTTCGGCCCGTTGAGGACCCACCTGGAGGCCGCGGGCTGGCCCGTGGTGCGCACCGTGTCGCTGGAGCCCAACAATGGGAGCGTGAGCGTGCCGGAGATGGCCCGCCAGGTGGCGCGCGCGGCCGCGGCGCTGCGCGTGGAGACGGGAGCCACCCGCATCGACGTCGTCGGGTTCAGCATGGGGGCGCTGGTGACGCGCTTCTGGGTGCAGTGGCTGGGCGGCAGGGACGAGGTCCGGCGCTTCGTCTCCATCTCGGGGCCGCAGTCGGGCACGCTGATGGCCTACCTGCTGCCGGGGGCCGGGGTGAAGCAGATGCGGCCTCACAGCCGGCTGCTGCGAGCGCTGAACCTGGATCCCCATCCCTGGGGTGAGGTGGAGGTCTTCTCCTTCTGGACTCCGATGGACCTCATCATCGTCCCTCCGAGCAGCTCCCAGCTGCCCGACGCCACCGAGCGCACCTTTCCCGTGCTCCTGCACCACTGGATGCTCCAGGACAAGCGGGTGCTCGACGCGGTCGTCGAGGTGCTGGGCGCCCCGGAGACGCCTCGGTAG
- a CDS encoding polysaccharide deacetylase family protein, which translates to MAPRLASISVDLDSLHHYCRIHGLPESVLDARARGLVYSTAVPRFRELLRAVGAPGTFFAIGEDLADADAAAALRASQADGIEVGNHSFSHDYALTRRSPASILEELARGEEAILSATGTRPVGFRAPGYTLNAALYAATSERGYLYGSSTFPAAPYYAAKAAVMGALALLRRPSRSILDSPRVLLAPRTPYRPDPRQPYRRGAGSVLELPMTVTPGVRFPFIGTFAATLPLPTVRAAWRACRGDALFNFELHAVDVLDAADGIPPELVRQQRDLRVPSARKMEQLAEIFRWLRADADVVTLRGAAEQLAPTL; encoded by the coding sequence GTGGCTCCCCGGCTCGCGTCCATCTCCGTCGACCTGGACTCGCTGCACCACTACTGCCGCATCCATGGCCTGCCGGAGTCCGTGCTGGACGCTCGCGCCCGAGGGCTCGTGTACTCCACCGCCGTGCCGCGCTTCCGCGAGCTGCTGCGCGCCGTGGGAGCGCCCGGGACGTTCTTCGCCATCGGAGAGGACCTGGCGGACGCGGACGCCGCGGCGGCGCTCCGAGCCTCCCAGGCCGACGGCATCGAGGTAGGCAACCACAGCTTCTCGCACGACTACGCGCTCACCCGGCGCTCCCCGGCCTCCATCCTCGAGGAGCTGGCGCGAGGCGAGGAGGCCATCCTCTCCGCCACCGGCACACGGCCCGTGGGGTTCCGGGCGCCGGGCTACACGCTGAACGCCGCCCTCTACGCCGCCACCTCCGAGCGGGGCTACCTCTACGGCTCGTCCACCTTCCCGGCGGCGCCGTACTACGCGGCCAAGGCCGCGGTGATGGGCGCGCTGGCCCTCCTGCGGCGCCCGTCCCGTTCGATACTGGACAGTCCCCGCGTCCTGCTGGCGCCCCGCACGCCCTACCGGCCCGACCCCCGGCAGCCCTACCGGCGGGGAGCAGGGTCGGTGCTCGAGCTGCCAATGACGGTGACGCCGGGCGTGCGCTTCCCCTTCATCGGCACGTTCGCCGCCACCCTGCCGCTGCCCACCGTGCGCGCCGCCTGGCGCGCGTGCCGGGGCGATGCGCTCTTCAACTTCGAGCTGCATGCCGTGGACGTGCTGGACGCGGCCGACGGCATTCCTCCCGAGCTGGTCCGCCAGCAGCGAGACCTGCGGGTGCCCTCGGCCCGGAAGATGGAGCAGCTGGCGGAGATCTTCCGCTGGCTCAGGGCGGACGCCGACGTCGTCACCCTGCGCGGAGCCGCCGAGCAGCTCGCTCCCACGCTGTGA
- a CDS encoding glycosyltransferase family 2 protein translates to MAAPHLSIVIPVYNEEAILGEAAAELCQGLDAHGWDYEVIFAENGSRDATPQLLERMCASNPRLRWFHSERPNYGAALKAGILKARGTYVVCDEIDLCDLSFYEAALPRLERGDADMVVGSKAAKGASDQRPLVRRVATRVHNKLLKVTLGFKGTDTHGLKAFRREALMPVIAKCLVDMDVFASEFVIRAWREGLKVMEIPIQLHEKRQPSIHLFRRVPNVLKNVGKLVYVIRIRGT, encoded by the coding sequence ATGGCCGCCCCGCACCTCTCCATCGTCATTCCCGTCTACAACGAAGAGGCCATCCTCGGCGAAGCGGCGGCCGAGCTCTGCCAGGGGCTCGACGCCCACGGCTGGGACTATGAGGTCATCTTCGCGGAGAACGGCTCGCGCGATGCCACGCCCCAGCTGCTCGAGCGGATGTGCGCCAGCAACCCGCGCCTGAGGTGGTTCCACTCGGAGCGGCCCAACTACGGCGCGGCGCTCAAGGCCGGCATCCTCAAGGCGCGCGGCACCTATGTCGTCTGCGACGAGATCGACCTGTGCGATCTCTCCTTCTATGAGGCGGCGCTGCCGAGGCTGGAGCGCGGCGACGCGGACATGGTGGTGGGCTCCAAGGCCGCCAAGGGGGCCAGTGATCAGCGCCCGCTCGTCCGGCGCGTGGCCACGCGGGTCCACAACAAGCTGCTGAAGGTGACGCTGGGCTTCAAGGGCACCGACACCCACGGCCTGAAGGCGTTCCGCCGCGAGGCGCTGATGCCCGTCATCGCCAAGTGTCTGGTGGACATGGACGTGTTCGCCAGCGAGTTCGTCATCCGCGCCTGGCGCGAGGGCCTGAAGGTGATGGAGATCCCCATCCAGCTTCACGAGAAGCGCCAGCCCTCCATCCACCTCTTCCGGCGCGTGCCCAACGTGCTGAAGAACGTCGGCAAGCTCGTCTACGTCATCCGCATCCGAGGCACCTGA